A window of Adhaeribacter arboris genomic DNA:
AGCAGGGGCGAGGGAAGTGGTTTAACTTTGTGCAAGCCGGGGGCGCTATAAATGTATTACTACAAACCAGCGTTTTATCCGATTCACCTAAAGTGCCGGCCGCCGAGTACGGCATTGGCCAGCCTTCACCTTTCCGTAAATGGTATCTTACTGCCCTTGGGTCAGTAGGCCGAGGTTTAAGGGTTACAGAGGCCTGGCAAATACAAGGAAGCTTAGATGTAGCCCGTAGCTTTTCGGCTTTAACTTTAAGCCCCGGTCAATTACCTGATGTAAATCAGAATAAACCTTTTTATGTGGGCTTTGGCATTAGTTCCAGTTATGTAATCGGTAAAAAAAATTAAAATAAATATTGGTTAAACAAAACCACTGATGTAGTTAATTAGTATATTAGTATAATAAAATATTTAAATCTACTTATGGTAATTTAGTTCTAACTTGCTGTTGGTAGATGTGGATCTAAATCAATATCATACTATGCAACTGCCATCTGAACCAAACAACTATTTTTCTGAATTATTTGACTTTTACGTGCCTACCGTAGGTTGGCTAGTCATTAGTTTCTTGTTGATATTTTCTGTATTATTTAGTTTACAGTAGAAATTTAAGCTGTCTTGTTCAATATGAAGCAACGACGTTTCTTATGGCTGGTAATTTGGGCATTGATTAGTTTTTCTTGCGAAAGAGAAAACGATACTAACGTAGTACAGCACGACATTTCCTTTTACACTCTCGAAGATCAAAGCGTGACGGGACTTGGATGTAAATTAAATTTAAATACTGCTCAGGAAAAAGAGAAAATTATATCTAACGATGAAATTCTTTCCTATCACGTTGCCGACCATTATTTTACTTTAACCGCGGCGGCTATTAACCGGTTAAAGAAAATAAAAACACAAACCCCTTTTTATTTAAAAGTGGATGGTCAGGTAGTGTACTCCGGATTTTTAATGCCAGGTTATTTAAGCTTAGCCTGTTTGGACGTTATTGTTATGGACCCTATTTCTTACACCAACAACATGATTTGGGTACGTTATGATTATGGAACCTCCAGCCGGCCAATCAACGATTTTAGAAATAATGCCGAATTGCTGGCTACTTTGCAACAACAGGGGAAATTAGAAAAATAAACACGTTAATGAGCAAAGTAACACTTTGGTTTGGAGTTACTTGTCTTTTATTTGCCTGTACTACAAACGAACCTAAACCTACTGAGCTAATAACCGGGCAGGTAATTTGCCGGGGTGGTTGTGGTAGGCGAGCGTATTACGTAGAAATTACCAGCAACCATTTAATTGGTAAAACCCAGCAAGTATTTGATAGTAACGGAGTAAACCGGGGACAATTTAAAAATGTATTGGTCATTAATAACCTGAAAGCAACAGACCAGCAGGAGAATAAAAGTATTTTGTTTGCCAGCTTTAAAGATACGGAGTTTAGTTGCCAATCGTCGTACCCACGGGTAGTTCGCGAAATTGAAATAAAATATTAACTGCCTGCCTTCTTGCGGGCTGTTTAAAAATATCTTACACTATACTACAATTTTACTAAGCCCATCCTTTTGGATTGGGTTTTTTTATTTTTTCTTCCTAGCTCTACTCCATCCGAATAGATTGTTTTAAATCCGTTTGCATAAAGTTTGTAGCTAAAAATGTTACAGAACGCGTACAAAAACCTATACACTGGCCCATGCTTGTATTTGTGTTCCCTATTAAAATACAATAATATTTACAAACCAATTTTACGGCCGTGTATGTAGACCTTTGCTGACCAGTACTCATGTAACTGTGACTTTTTATGGGAGTATAGTTACAGAAATCTAAAGCTTTGGTATTTAGTCAAAACAAGAAGAAAGTTGCTTTTAGGTGAAAGGATAACATTAAAAAGCAGATAAAACAGGATGACTTCCAGAAGACACGGCCGATACAAGAAAATAGTTTGCGTTATAAATAGAACCTTATACCTATGAAACTAAACTGTCTCATGGCTGGGTAGAGGCTGCATCGTCGAAGTTTTTCCGAAGAATTATATAAGAAGGAATATTCCTGCAGCGATTTTTCCTTAAAGTGGTTGAGAGTAGCTTGTTCAGTAGAAATTCCAGCAGTTCTTTATAATTTCTCTTTTAAAGTAAAATCACAAAAATCTGCTGGAATAAGTTTTTAGCTAAGATAATTTTATCCAGTAGGAAAATTGATCCAGAGCGCAATGAAGTTGTTCGAGTTCCGAGGTGGTATTTTGAGTGAATTGTCGAAGCTCCTGAGTTAGGCTTTCTGCTTGGTGGAAAGTAGCTTGCACGGTTCGCCATTCGCTTATTACTTGCCTTACCACCAGAAAAATGACCAGCAATGCCAAAACGACTAAAGGAATCAGGGGGAAAATAATCATCTTAATGCTACTTTTTATCAGGCCGATGACTATAACTATTCTCTGTGTCTGTCTTACTTCCGGCCGAGATCGCGTGCGGGCACGAGTTTAATCCTGCACAATTTTCGGAATAGTAATACACATAGGAACTAATGCCTTCGCAAACATAGATGGAAGGGGTTTGCTGCTTTATAGCGGCAAGTTTGGGTAAATACCGGTCTTTTGCCGGGGTACTCGCATGAGCTGAAGCAAAAGCAATGTACAGCAGGAAAGTAAAAAAGAGGAAAAATTGCTTCATTCAAAAATGTATTATTATTCTAATAAAAAATTTAACTTGATAAACATGTATAAGGCAAATAAAAAGCCAATTTACGCGCTACCTCTTAAATTTTTTAGCTGGCTACATAATAGAGAGAACTTTGCACCTAACCCGCTAGTATTCTGCAATTAAATTTGTTGCTTTATTTACAATTAAGTAATTAAACAAAATTAATTAAATAAATCTGTCTGATATCGAGACTGTTGCGATAAGGAGTTGATAATTAAGATGATAGTTCCTAAAAAGTCTAGTATCTACTATTTGGATACTTGGGTCTCTTTTCTTATATTATACTAAATGGATAAGATTTATTACTCTATCTACAATAGTATAAAAGATAGAGTTAGTTGGATAATCCTGATTGTTGAAATCGCAGGAATATGAAAGGTATTATTAAACTCAGAATGCTGTTGACCAGTAAGAATTATAAAGTAATTGCCCACTTTCTGGAAACATCCGCCTAGATTTTCTGAACTAGGCAATTTTATTGTCTTGGTTCCTTTTGTAAGGTCGTTTACTTGGTTTGGCTGGCCTATACGCTCTTAGCCATTGAATACCTAACCCTACTACCCAAGTTAACATAATTAGTGCTACCGTCCAATACCAATCTTTCATATTACAAACCAAGTAATGGTGCGATGTTTACTTCTTCCAGATAAGGTTCCAGGAGAGCGAGACTTTTGAAACTTAGTACCAAATCAACTTCGTAGTTGTCCCGACGATACCAGATTTCGGCAAAGAAAGAATCTACACTAAAAAGATAAACAAAGTGTTCTCCATTGAGGCGATCGGCCAGAAACTTGCCTTGCGCTCGAATGAGGGCAGCCTTTTGCTCGCGTTTATTACAGAAAAAGTAAGGTTGATTCATCTTAAAATGGTTGCGTAAGTTTAAATTAAACAAAGAGTAACTGACAAGCCTCCTGCTTCCGGAGAACTGCTATAAATACCAGAATTAAGATAAAATTGAGTACTAGTCTTAGCGCAAAGTATTTATTATTAGTAATATATGTAATAATAAATATTATGCCAGAACAAGCGTATAAACAGAGGCATTCTCATTTTTTACCATCGGCTAAATAACGACCGTAATGAGCTACATTCCTGGTGAGAGGTTACACCAGGAATGCTAAAAAAAGCTTAATCTGTTTAATTCCGCTAATTTGAAGAGCCTGTATGTCTCATTCCGCCAAGAGCGGAATATGAATAAGGTGCAGCGTAGATGAATCAGGGATAAGTTGGTGCGTGTTCGCGCTAGTTACTATGGTCCGGAACTGGTATATATTTTTAAAGGGAGCGAAATATTTTTTTCCATTTCTGCGCACTACGTACCAGTCGTAATTTAAGCGGCCGTATACAAAAATGGTATCGCCAACACGAATACTTTTAAATACCGGAGCAAACGTATTCGGAATTTTTCTCAGAGATACTCCGCTTCTGCCAGCCGTGAAGGTTTCCAGAATAGGTCGGAAATTACTGCTTAATTCATAAGAAGAAGGAGAAAGAGAATACGTGCAGCCGGAGAGTAAATAAAAGGATAACAGGTAAAGTAAATTTTTTTTCATTTGGTTGGTTTGATTAAGTTTAGATTATAATGTTCGGGAGCTTGGTAAGCAAAAGACTTTTATTTACTTGAAAAGACTGAATTACTTCTGCCTTGGCTTTAGCTTTATTTAAGTCCTTTCCTTTTTAGTAATTTTGCTATTGTCGTTGGCTCAATATAAATTAAATTTCAGGATGATGCAACAACAAGAAATAAGTATAGCCTAACTAAAGCAGCTAATTTTAAAGGGGTTATAACAAAATAAAATTGAGCTATAGGTCGGAATTATTCTGGAGGCGGGGCAACTCTGCGGCTCTGGATATTGTTATACTATATTAACAAAATCTAAAAATTCTGCATGGATTTTAAACTAACTTCTGAATTTAAACCTACTGGCGATCAACCCAAAGCTATTGCGCAATTAGTGGAAGGCGTAAGAAACGGTGAACCGGCGCAGGTATTGTTAGGCGCAACTGGTACCGGGAAAACCTTTACCGTAGCCAATGTTATTCAAGAGGTGCAAAAGCCAACCTTGGTATTATGCCACAATAAAACGCTCGCGGCACAGCTCTACGGGGAGTTTAAACAGTTTTTTCCTAAAAATGCCGTTGAGTATTTTATATCGTATTACGATTACTACCAGCCCGAGGCGTACATTGCTTCTTCTAATACTTTTATCGAGAAAGACTTAGCCATTAATGAAGAAATTGAAAAACTGCGGTTGCATTGCACTTCGTCTTTATTGTCGGGGCGGCGCGATATAATTGTAGTAGCTTCTGTATCCTGCATTTACGGTATTGGTAATCCCGAAGAATTTGGAAAAAACGTAATTTACCTTCAACCGGGCCGCAAGTTTAGCCGCAACCAGTTGCTGTACCAATTTGTCCAGATTTTATATAGCCGTACCGAGGCGGAATTTACCCGGGGCACTTTCCGGGTAAAAGGGGATACTGTGGATATTTTTCCGGCTTATGCCGATTATGCTTACCGGATTTATTTTTTCGGGGATGAAATCGAGTCTATCCGACGCATCGAACCAGCCTCTGGTAAAATGATTGCCGAAGAAGAGCAAATAGCCTTGTATCCGGCTAATTTATTCGTGACCGGGCAAGACGTAATGCAACAGGCAATTCGCGAAATTCAGTTCGATTTAGTGGCGCAGCACGAATATTTTTTAAAAGAAAGCCGCGACGAAGAAGCCAAACGAATTAAAGAACGTACTGAGTTTGACTTGGAAATGATCCGGGAGCTAGGGTATTGTTCGGGTATCGAGAACTATTCCCGTTATTTCGATCGACGCACACCGGGGGCACGTCCGTTCTGTTTATTAGATTATTTTCCGAACGATTACCTGATGGTAATCGATGAGAGTCACGTTACTACCCCCCAGGTGCGAGCCATGTGGGGCGGCGACCGTTCCCGTAAAACCGCCTTGGTTGAATGGGGGTTCCGGTTACCTTCGGCGATGGATAACCGCCCGCTTACATTTAACGAGTTTGAGTCAATGATAGGCCAGACTATATATGTGAGCGCCACGCCCGGCGATTATGAACTGCAAAAATCCGGGGGCGTTATCGTAGAGCAAATTATCCGGCCAACTGGTCTGTTAGATCCCGAAATTGAAGTAAGACCTAGCGTGAACCAGGTAGATGATTTACTCGACGAGATAGACGAGCGTATTAAAATGGGTGATCGTATACTGGTTACTACCCTCACCAAACGCATGGCCGAGGAGCTTTCTAAGTACATGGAGAAACTAAATATTAAAGTAAAATACATCCATTCCGAAATAAAATCTTTGGATAGGGTAGAGATTTTGCGGGAATTGCGCTTGGGACATATAGATGTATTAATTGGGGTAAACTTGCTCCGTGAAGGTCTGGATTTGCCGGAAGTATCATTAGTAGCCGTGCTGGATGCCGACAAAGAAGGCTTCCTGCGCGATCAACGCTCGCTGATTCAAACTACCGGCCGGGCCGCCCGGAATAGCCAAGGCAAAGTAATTATGTACGCCGACCGTATGACGGGTTCCATGCAGCGCACGATAGACGAAACTAACCGGCGGAGAGCCGTGCAAATGGCTTACAACGAAGCCCATGGCATTACACCTACCACGGTACGGAAATCAAAAGAAGAAATATTTGAACAAACCACCGTGGCCGATTCCCGGCCTATTCCGAAAGTATACGCTGGTCCAGCCGAGGTATCTATTGCGGCCGAACCAGTGGTGCAATACATGAAGCGCGAAGAACTCGAAAAGCTCATTAAGAAAACGGAAAAGCAAATGGAAGCCGCCGCCAAAGAACTCGACTTTCTGCAAGCCGCCAAATACCGCGATGAGCTAGCCGAATTACGCAAGCTGCTGAAAAGTAAAAGGGATTAATCTTTTTGTAAGTGAGCAACTTTAACTTATTTAAAACAGAAACAATTTATATGTCATTCAGAAGGAAACTTGTTGGCTATGTGGCAAAATACTTTCCATTGGAAGAATCGCTTTTTTAACCTTAATTTCTTTTTCTACTAATTTCATTAAAACGCCGACCATTCATCGGCGATTTTGTTATATATAATTATGGAAATATTGCTACTGAAGCATCTTTATCTAAAAATAAGATATAATGGCTGGTGGTAAAAAATTACATTTTAAATTCTGCTTCTTTGTTATAGGGTTAGCAATGACGAGCTTTTCTTGCGAAGATACTACTTCCGTCATTTACGAAAATTCTGTTTTAGGTAAACAACAATTCGTTCATACAATTGAATTAATTGCGTTTGGTGCAACAGATGATTCTATTAACCCTCATAACAGAGGGTACCGCGCTGATTTCTATGCCCATTTTAATTTAAGTAATGATTCAATCTATACACGTCAACAAATTAGTTTTTTTGAGCAGAAAGAAATTACGGCTAAACTAGGTTTTTGTAATTCTTTATCGACAAGTAAAGAACTGGTCGATTTACTCGCTGTGATTAAACAACTAAAGCCAGGACTTATAAAACAGACAAATGTTCCAGATGGAGTATTATATTGCGGTAAAGATTACTGCTTGGTTTATACTTGTGGAGCTAGCATAAAGAGGTATTATTTCACTAGATTCAATCTCTTACCAGAATTTGAGATGTTCATTGATTATGCTGAAAATACAGAACATGATACAACATTAATCAAAGATGATAGTCAATTCGATGAGGATAATGTATTGTCTAACATTGTAAACCGAGTAGATTTCCCTCGTTTTAAAACAATTCCTCCACCAGTGGTCTCTACTGTCGGTTTTACTCCTCCTGCTATCCTGCGAGATTAACTTTTTCAGTATTAAGTAAAGTTAGAATTTACCTTTCTTTTTTTAAGCTTTTACAATCTATCTACCAAAGATGCCAAGCCCATTAATTACTTACCGAACCGGAAACGATCTGAATTTAAACGAAATGATTGCTCTATACGAAGCGTCCACACTAGGCGAGCGTCGTCCCATTCAGGACCGGGCCCGGATGCAGGCCATGCTGCAACATGCCAATCTGGTAATTACAGCTTGGGCCGATGCGCAATTAGTAGGTATTGCGCGAGCCTTCTCCGATTTTGCTTTTGTTACGTATCTTTCTGATTTAGCCGTGCACCGCGATTTTCAAAAACAAGGTATTGGTAAAGAACTGATTAAGCAAACGCAACTGGCGGGCGGGCCACACGCCAAAATTGTTTTATTGGCGGCTCCAGCGGCCGAACACTACTACCCGCGTATTGGGTTTACCCATCATCCGCAAGCATGGATGCTAAATGGCGATGCGGAAATTAAATAAGGAATATTGCCGTTTTATAATTTGGGTTAGAGATATTTGTGTTAAATTAGTTATACTATCCAACCTTTGCCGTTCAACCATCCACTAACGTAAAAATTCAGGTATTAAAGAATGAGCCAGTCGTTTCAGTCGACAAAGAAGTGCAAGAATTGTGGAAACTGGTCGCCGTGGAATCAGCAAATTAACGATACCTGTCATTTCTGCGGACATTTGCTCGACGAAGAAGCGTTTTTAGCCCAGGCCAAAGCCGAAGCCGAGGCTAATGAAAAAAAGCCGTACCAAATTAACATTGACTTAATTAAAATATACCCCACTGATTCGTTCCTGGTAAAAATAGGAAAACGTATGGTTCAGGCAGTGCAAATTTCTTTTGTTGCCATTTTGTCTTTTATACTTTGGTTCTTAACCATGTTGGCGGGCTAATGCAAATTTTACGAAATCCAGTTTTTATCATTGCGGCAGTAACATTCTGGATAACGTATACGCTAGAGTATTTTAATATTTTTACCTTGCCTTTCGTTCATCATTATCTCGATGATTTATTAGCTATGCCGGTAATTTTAACGCTGGTAGTGGCGGTACAACGGCAGTGGGTTTACCGGACCCCACGGTATATTCTCTCAAAATTTCAGGTGATGTTTGCGGTAGTGTATGTAAGTTTTTGGTTTGAAGTAATCCTGCCGGCTTTCTCGGTAAAATATACCCGCGATGCCTGGGATATTATAGCGTATAGTTTAGGTGCGTTAATATTTTACCGGTTCATTAATCAGCGGCAATCATTACCTTCGCGGTCGCAACCTTAATCAGTAGAATCACTTAATACTTTGAAACCAACTGCTACCCTTCGCCGCGCCACTGCGGACGATATAAATTTACTGGCAACTATTGGCCAACAATCTTTTATCGAAGCTTTCGGGGACGCTAACACTCCCGAAAATATGGCGGCATTTTTAATTAAAGGGTTTGCGCCCGAAATAATTGCGAATGAGCTAGCAAACTCCAGTACCGAGTTTTACCTAGCCGAAATAGCTGACGAAGCTGCCGGTTACGTGAAAATGGAATTTCCGGCACCGGATTCCCGAGTACCTTTTCAAAACGCCTTAAAAATCAGCCGCTTGTATTTGCTTCGTCAATTTTTGGGCTTGGGTTTGGGCGACCAACTGATGCATTTCAGCCTTGAAAAAGCAAAACTGTTGGGCTGCGAGGCCGTGTGGCTCACCGTATGGGAACATAATCCCAGGGCGATTTCTTTTTACCAGAAATGGGGATTTTACCAGGTAGGCACCGAAGACTTTATTTTAGGCGATGATGTACAATTAGACTACCTGCTGGTAAAGCCCATGTAAGGGTTAATTTTATGCGCCTAAGAAGGTTTCTCCTTGAAAATATTGAAGAAAATAGCTGTAGCTAAATCAAT
This region includes:
- the uvrB gene encoding excinuclease ABC subunit UvrB, producing the protein MDFKLTSEFKPTGDQPKAIAQLVEGVRNGEPAQVLLGATGTGKTFTVANVIQEVQKPTLVLCHNKTLAAQLYGEFKQFFPKNAVEYFISYYDYYQPEAYIASSNTFIEKDLAINEEIEKLRLHCTSSLLSGRRDIIVVASVSCIYGIGNPEEFGKNVIYLQPGRKFSRNQLLYQFVQILYSRTEAEFTRGTFRVKGDTVDIFPAYADYAYRIYFFGDEIESIRRIEPASGKMIAEEEQIALYPANLFVTGQDVMQQAIREIQFDLVAQHEYFLKESRDEEAKRIKERTEFDLEMIRELGYCSGIENYSRYFDRRTPGARPFCLLDYFPNDYLMVIDESHVTTPQVRAMWGGDRSRKTALVEWGFRLPSAMDNRPLTFNEFESMIGQTIYVSATPGDYELQKSGGVIVEQIIRPTGLLDPEIEVRPSVNQVDDLLDEIDERIKMGDRILVTTLTKRMAEELSKYMEKLNIKVKYIHSEIKSLDRVEILRELRLGHIDVLIGVNLLREGLDLPEVSLVAVLDADKEGFLRDQRSLIQTTGRAARNSQGKVIMYADRMTGSMQRTIDETNRRRAVQMAYNEAHGITPTTVRKSKEEIFEQTTVADSRPIPKVYAGPAEVSIAAEPVVQYMKREELEKLIKKTEKQMEAAAKELDFLQAAKYRDELAELRKLLKSKRD
- a CDS encoding magnesium citrate secondary transporter; the protein is MQILRNPVFIIAAVTFWITYTLEYFNIFTLPFVHHYLDDLLAMPVILTLVVAVQRQWVYRTPRYILSKFQVMFAVVYVSFWFEVILPAFSVKYTRDAWDIIAYSLGALIFYRFINQRQSLPSRSQP
- a CDS encoding SH3 domain-containing protein → MKKNLLYLLSFYLLSGCTYSLSPSSYELSSNFRPILETFTAGRSGVSLRKIPNTFAPVFKSIRVGDTIFVYGRLNYDWYVVRRNGKKYFAPFKNIYQFRTIVTSANTHQLIPDSSTLHLIHIPLLAE
- a CDS encoding GNAT family N-acetyltransferase yields the protein MPSPLITYRTGNDLNLNEMIALYEASTLGERRPIQDRARMQAMLQHANLVITAWADAQLVGIARAFSDFAFVTYLSDLAVHRDFQKQGIGKELIKQTQLAGGPHAKIVLLAAPAAEHYYPRIGFTHHPQAWMLNGDAEIK
- a CDS encoding GNAT family N-acetyltransferase — encoded protein: MKPTATLRRATADDINLLATIGQQSFIEAFGDANTPENMAAFLIKGFAPEIIANELANSSTEFYLAEIADEAAGYVKMEFPAPDSRVPFQNALKISRLYLLRQFLGLGLGDQLMHFSLEKAKLLGCEAVWLTVWEHNPRAISFYQKWGFYQVGTEDFILGDDVQLDYLLVKPM